A single genomic interval of Syntrophobotulus glycolicus DSM 8271 harbors:
- a CDS encoding glutamate synthase subunit beta — protein sequence MGKTTGFLEYQRIDPKKRPPKERIKDWNEIRLPQDPETLKTQGARCMDCGVPFCHGGVILNGAASGCPVHNLIPEWNGLVYKGQWKEAYRRLIRTTPFPEFTSRVCPAPCEGACTEGYIMDPVTINSIEYEIIEKAFAEGWVKPNQAKETGKRVAVVGSGPAGLSAAYYLNAVGHDVTVYERDDRAGGLMMYGIPNMKLEKRFIERRLESMKASGIKFVFNTEIGRDIKAQELVDQYDAVVLCAGATKPRGLNVEGKDLKGVYYAVDFLKATTKSLLDSSLKDGKYISAKGKNVIIIGGGDTGTDCVATSIRHGCASVFQFEIMPEPPAKRIEQSNPWPEWPKKLKVDYGQEEAISLYGKDPRNYLLSTKKIVGNERGEVKEVHTVNVTWEKDALGRFVPQEVPGSEKVWKADLVLLAMGFLGPEDAIPEELQLERDPRSNVNAEYEVFETSVEKVFAAGDMRRGQSLVVWAFQEGKLAAREVDKYLMGKSLIK from the coding sequence ATGGGAAAAACGACTGGATTTTTAGAATATCAAAGAATAGACCCGAAAAAGAGGCCTCCCAAAGAGAGGATCAAAGATTGGAATGAGATACGGTTGCCCCAGGACCCTGAGACCTTAAAAACCCAAGGGGCTAGATGTATGGACTGTGGCGTCCCTTTCTGCCATGGGGGAGTGATCTTAAACGGAGCTGCTTCAGGATGTCCCGTGCATAACCTTATTCCTGAGTGGAACGGTTTGGTCTATAAGGGACAATGGAAAGAAGCATACAGAAGACTAATCAGAACGACCCCTTTTCCGGAGTTTACCTCCAGAGTATGTCCGGCGCCATGTGAAGGAGCCTGTACAGAGGGCTACATTATGGACCCGGTGACCATCAACAGTATTGAATATGAGATCATTGAAAAAGCGTTTGCCGAAGGGTGGGTCAAACCCAATCAAGCCAAGGAAACCGGAAAGAGGGTTGCTGTTGTCGGTTCTGGTCCGGCGGGATTGTCAGCCGCTTACTATCTGAATGCCGTAGGTCATGATGTTACGGTATATGAGAGGGATGACCGGGCCGGGGGCTTAATGATGTATGGAATACCGAACATGAAGCTGGAGAAGCGGTTTATTGAAAGACGGCTGGAGTCCATGAAAGCCTCTGGAATAAAATTTGTCTTCAACACGGAAATCGGCAGAGACATCAAAGCCCAGGAGCTGGTGGACCAATACGATGCCGTAGTCTTATGCGCGGGAGCAACGAAACCCCGAGGACTGAATGTGGAAGGAAAAGATCTCAAGGGAGTTTACTATGCAGTGGATTTCCTGAAAGCAACCACCAAAAGTCTTTTGGATTCCAGTCTTAAGGATGGCAAATACATCAGTGCCAAAGGGAAGAATGTCATTATTATCGGGGGCGGCGATACAGGGACTGACTGTGTGGCGACCTCGATCAGGCATGGCTGTGCAAGCGTTTTCCAGTTTGAGATTATGCCTGAACCCCCCGCAAAGAGAATAGAGCAATCCAATCCCTGGCCTGAATGGCCGAAGAAACTCAAAGTGGATTACGGCCAGGAAGAGGCGATCAGCCTGTATGGAAAAGATCCCAGAAATTATCTTTTATCGACCAAAAAAATTGTGGGGAATGAACGGGGAGAGGTCAAAGAAGTCCATACGGTAAACGTAACCTGGGAAAAAGATGCTTTGGGGAGATTTGTTCCGCAGGAGGTTCCGGGCAGCGAAAAAGTGTGGAAGGCGGATCTTGTGCTTCTTGCTATGGGATTTTTAGGTCCGGAAGATGCGATTCCGGAAGAGCTTCAATTGGAACGTGACCCCAGGAGCAATGTCAATGCGGAATACGAGGTTTTTGAAACCAGTGTGGAAAAAGTATTTGCCGCAGGGGATATGCGCAGGGGACAGAGCCTGGTTGTCTGGGCTTTTCAAGAGGGAAAGCTGGCTGCCCGGGAAGTAGATAAATACCTTATGGGGAAAAGCCTGATCAAATAG
- the gltB gene encoding glutamate synthase large subunit, whose protein sequence is MENYGLPKKQGLYDPAFEHDACGMGFVVNIKGEKSHDIVEEALTVLENLSHRGASGADEKTGDGAGILVQIPHDFFTRECEVLGFDLPEKGSYGVGMIFAHRYDDFRRTQMETFEKIVEEEGQKILGWREVPINMLEIGESAKAVMPRFIQVFIEKSPGITDEMAFERKLYVIRKRAEKAIVPMCEEKGGTFYVASLSAKTIVYKGMLTAEQLRNFYLDLSDLDFISALAMVHSRFSTNTFPSWERAHPNRYLVHNGEINTIRGNVNWMRARQKCIDSSLFDDISKVYPIVDESGSDSAMFDNSLEFIHLAGRSLPHAVMMMIPEPWEKNELMSKEKTDFYEFHNFVMEPWDGPAAMGFTDGTVIGGVLDRNGLRPSRYYVTKDDKVILASEVGVLDIKPENVEYKGRLEPGKMLLIDTAAKRIISDEEIKKSVAVSYPYEEWINQHIVKLSDVPVEKAEEKEAGEELIQQQKAFGYTSEDIEKMIYPMAVDALDPVGAMGADSPLAVLSEKPQMLYLYFKQLFAQVTNPPIDGIREEIITSSSMLLGNAGNLLDPHRENTASIFLESPILTNEQLKAIQCLRHEQFKITTISILYKAADGAKAMEKALNRIFREADKAISEGVNIVILSDRGVNKEYAAIPALLASAGLHHHLIRRENRTNVGIVLESGEAREVHHFCTLIGYGVTAINPYLAYETIRDLAEKGQTNGRSYAEAKKNYIKAAVKGILKVLTKMGISTMRSYHGAQIFEAVGLKKDLIDKYFTFTSSRIEGIGLEEIALENQMRHQSAFEENILYAETLETGGFFQCKDDGEIHMYNPETIYMLQRACREGNYGLYKEYSKKINNEEIYTLRNLLAFNISAGDTIPIEEVESVEAIVKRFKTGAMSYGSISREAHECLATAMNRLGGKSNSGEGGEDPDRFEPLVNGDSICSAIKQVASGRFGVTSNYLSNAVEIQIKMAQGAKPGEGGQLPGRKVYPAIAKVRHSTPGVDLISPPPHHDIYSIEDLAELIHDLKNANREANINVKLVSEVGVGTIAAGVAKGKADVILISGYDGGTGASPRTSIKNTGLPWELGLAETHQTLVLNKLRDRVVLETDGKLLSGRDVVIAAMLGAEEYGFSTTPLIAMGCVMMRVCNLNTCPVGIATQDEKLRKYFAGKPEHVENFMRFVAQEMREIMAKLGFRTVNEMVGRTDKLKNKENIKNWKASQLDLSKILYQPYAGSDIGRYKTQPQNHMIEESLDMKKLLRMCKPALESKKSIRAKLKINNVDRVVGTIIGNEISKRYGEEGLPEDTIKLTFVGSAGQSFGAFVPKGMSLELEGDSNDYIGKGLSGGKIVVYPPKNSDFVPEENILIGNVAFYGATSGEAYINGIAGERFCVRNSGVKAVVEGVGDHGCEYMTGGKVVILGKTGRNFAAGMSGGVAYVLNFDEINCNQSIVLLESVSSEEELKEIQAMIQKHAEYTGSPLGRKILEDWKTYGRKFTKVIPKDYKRMLENIDRAHKAGLKGEEALMAAFKGEC, encoded by the coding sequence ATGGAAAATTATGGATTACCAAAAAAACAGGGTCTTTACGATCCGGCATTTGAGCATGATGCGTGTGGGATGGGGTTTGTCGTAAACATTAAGGGTGAGAAATCACATGACATTGTTGAGGAAGCTTTAACTGTCCTGGAAAACCTGTCTCACAGGGGCGCGAGCGGAGCTGATGAAAAAACCGGTGACGGAGCGGGTATTCTGGTTCAGATCCCTCACGATTTCTTCACAAGAGAATGTGAGGTGCTTGGCTTTGATTTGCCTGAAAAGGGAAGCTATGGGGTAGGGATGATCTTTGCCCACCGCTACGATGATTTCCGCAGGACGCAGATGGAAACCTTTGAGAAGATTGTGGAAGAAGAAGGCCAGAAAATTCTGGGGTGGCGCGAAGTTCCTATTAATATGTTGGAAATCGGCGAAAGCGCCAAAGCGGTCATGCCGCGTTTTATTCAGGTCTTTATTGAAAAAAGTCCCGGAATTACCGATGAAATGGCTTTTGAGAGAAAGCTTTATGTGATAAGAAAAAGAGCGGAAAAAGCGATCGTTCCAATGTGTGAAGAAAAAGGCGGAACATTCTATGTTGCCAGTCTCTCGGCAAAGACGATCGTCTATAAAGGGATGCTTACGGCGGAACAGCTCAGAAATTTCTATCTGGACCTTTCCGATTTGGACTTTATATCGGCATTGGCGATGGTTCATTCCAGGTTCAGCACCAACACTTTCCCCAGCTGGGAGAGAGCGCATCCCAACAGATATCTTGTGCACAATGGTGAAATCAACACCATACGAGGCAATGTAAACTGGATGAGGGCGAGACAGAAATGTATTGATTCCTCCTTGTTTGACGATATTTCCAAAGTTTATCCCATTGTTGACGAGTCGGGCAGTGACTCGGCCATGTTTGACAACAGCCTGGAGTTTATCCACCTGGCCGGAAGGTCTCTTCCGCATGCCGTGATGATGATGATTCCTGAACCCTGGGAAAAGAATGAGTTGATGTCCAAAGAAAAAACCGATTTTTACGAATTCCATAATTTTGTGATGGAACCCTGGGACGGACCCGCTGCCATGGGTTTCACCGACGGTACGGTGATTGGCGGGGTATTGGACAGGAACGGACTCAGGCCTTCCAGGTATTATGTCACCAAAGACGATAAGGTCATCCTGGCTTCCGAAGTAGGGGTTTTGGATATTAAACCGGAAAACGTAGAATACAAAGGCAGGCTGGAACCAGGTAAAATGCTGCTGATCGATACCGCGGCCAAAAGAATTATTTCCGATGAGGAAATAAAAAAGAGTGTCGCCGTGTCTTATCCTTATGAAGAATGGATTAATCAGCATATTGTAAAATTAAGTGATGTCCCGGTGGAGAAGGCTGAAGAAAAGGAAGCCGGGGAGGAGCTTATTCAGCAGCAGAAAGCATTTGGTTATACTTCTGAAGATATTGAGAAAATGATCTATCCGATGGCTGTCGACGCTCTCGACCCTGTCGGGGCGATGGGCGCGGATTCTCCGCTGGCTGTATTATCTGAGAAACCGCAGATGCTGTACCTTTATTTCAAACAGCTTTTTGCCCAAGTCACCAACCCGCCGATTGACGGAATCAGGGAAGAAATCATTACCTCAAGCAGTATGCTGCTCGGAAATGCCGGAAATCTGCTGGACCCGCACCGGGAAAACACAGCCAGTATTTTTCTGGAGTCTCCGATCCTGACCAATGAACAGTTAAAGGCGATTCAATGTTTGCGCCACGAGCAGTTTAAAATAACAACAATATCGATTTTATATAAAGCAGCTGATGGGGCTAAAGCTATGGAAAAGGCTTTAAACAGAATTTTCCGGGAAGCGGACAAGGCCATCAGTGAAGGGGTTAATATTGTGATCCTTTCAGACAGGGGCGTCAATAAAGAATACGCCGCAATCCCCGCCCTTTTAGCCTCTGCCGGTCTGCATCACCACCTGATCAGAAGAGAAAACAGAACCAATGTCGGTATTGTTCTGGAATCCGGAGAAGCAAGGGAAGTTCATCATTTCTGCACGTTAATCGGTTATGGCGTGACCGCGATCAACCCTTATCTTGCCTATGAAACCATCAGGGACCTTGCGGAAAAAGGCCAGACAAACGGACGAAGCTACGCGGAAGCGAAAAAGAATTATATCAAGGCGGCGGTCAAGGGCATTCTGAAAGTCCTGACAAAAATGGGCATATCAACGATGCGCAGCTACCATGGGGCCCAGATCTTTGAAGCGGTCGGGCTGAAAAAGGACTTGATTGACAAATACTTTACGTTTACCTCATCCAGAATTGAGGGGATCGGCCTGGAAGAAATCGCTCTGGAAAATCAAATGAGACACCAGAGTGCTTTTGAGGAAAATATCCTTTATGCCGAAACCTTGGAAACAGGCGGGTTTTTCCAATGTAAGGACGACGGAGAAATCCACATGTATAATCCGGAAACCATCTATATGCTGCAGAGGGCCTGCCGGGAGGGCAATTATGGTCTTTACAAGGAATATTCCAAAAAGATCAATAATGAGGAAATCTATACCTTGAGGAATCTGCTTGCATTTAACATCTCTGCCGGGGACACGATCCCGATTGAAGAAGTGGAGTCTGTTGAGGCTATTGTGAAGAGGTTTAAGACAGGGGCCATGTCTTACGGTTCGATCAGCAGGGAGGCCCATGAATGTCTGGCCACGGCCATGAACAGGCTGGGAGGGAAAAGCAACAGCGGTGAAGGCGGAGAAGACCCGGACAGGTTTGAACCGTTGGTTAATGGAGATTCTATCTGCAGCGCGATTAAGCAGGTTGCTTCGGGGCGTTTTGGGGTGACCAGCAACTATTTGTCTAATGCTGTGGAAATTCAAATCAAAATGGCCCAAGGAGCAAAACCGGGTGAGGGCGGACAGCTTCCCGGGCGCAAGGTCTACCCGGCCATTGCCAAGGTCAGGCATTCCACACCTGGTGTCGATCTGATTTCACCTCCGCCCCACCATGACATTTATTCGATTGAAGATTTGGCCGAACTCATTCACGATCTGAAAAATGCCAACAGAGAAGCAAACATTAATGTCAAGCTTGTTTCCGAAGTGGGTGTGGGGACAATTGCGGCAGGGGTAGCCAAGGGCAAAGCAGATGTCATCCTGATCAGCGGTTATGACGGCGGAACAGGGGCTTCACCCAGAACCAGCATCAAGAATACAGGACTTCCATGGGAACTTGGTCTGGCCGAGACCCATCAGACTCTGGTCCTGAACAAGCTGAGGGACAGGGTGGTTTTGGAAACAGACGGCAAGCTGCTCTCGGGAAGAGACGTTGTTATTGCGGCGATGCTGGGGGCCGAAGAGTACGGATTCTCCACAACACCGCTGATTGCTATGGGTTGTGTCATGATGAGGGTATGTAATCTCAACACTTGTCCGGTGGGCATTGCCACCCAGGATGAGAAGTTAAGAAAATATTTTGCAGGTAAACCGGAGCATGTGGAAAATTTCATGAGGTTTGTTGCTCAGGAAATGCGTGAAATCATGGCTAAGCTTGGATTTAGAACGGTCAATGAAATGGTTGGCCGTACGGATAAGCTGAAGAATAAGGAAAATATAAAAAATTGGAAGGCTTCGCAGCTGGATCTATCCAAGATTCTTTATCAGCCTTATGCCGGTTCGGATATCGGCAGATACAAAACACAGCCTCAGAATCATATGATCGAAGAATCTCTGGATATGAAAAAGCTTCTCAGAATGTGCAAGCCTGCTTTGGAATCCAAAAAATCCATTCGGGCTAAATTGAAAATTAATAATGTGGACAGAGTGGTCGGAACCATCATAGGGAATGAAATATCCAAAAGATACGGGGAAGAAGGACTTCCTGAGGATACCATCAAGCTGACTTTTGTAGGTTCAGCCGGTCAGAGCTTCGGAGCATTTGTTCCCAAGGGAATGTCTCTTGAATTAGAAGGGGATTCCAATGATTATATCGGGAAAGGGCTTTCCGGTGGTAAGATTGTCGTCTATCCTCCCAAAAATTCCGATTTTGTACCTGAAGAAAATATCTTAATCGGTAATGTCGCTTTCTACGGCGCCACTTCAGGTGAAGCATATATCAATGGTATCGCAGGGGAAAGATTCTGTGTCCGCAACAGCGGGGTCAAGGCCGTTGTTGAAGGAGTAGGTGATCACGGCTGCGAATATATGACCGGGGGCAAAGTGGTGATCCTGGGTAAGACCGGCAGAAATTTTGCGGCAGGGATGTCCGGCGGTGTCGCTTATGTCTTAAACTTTGATGAAATAAACTGTAATCAATCTATAGTATTGCTGGAAAGCGTCAGTTCCGAAGAGGAGCTAAAGGAAATTCAAGCAATGATTCAGAAACATGCGGAATACACCGGCAGCCCTCTGGGCAGGAAAATTCTTGAGGACTGGAAAACCTATGGGCGGAAATTTACCAAGGTAATACCTAAAGACTACAAACGTATGCTTGAAAATATTGATAGGGCCCACAAGGCTGGGTTAAAAGGCGAGGAAGCACTGATGGCTGCATTTAAGGGCGAGTGTTAA
- the alr gene encoding alanine racemase: MHGMRPAWACIDLGALRRNYRRICRQTNSEVMAIVKANAYGHGALEIVRTLKEEGVRRFGVAILEEALQIREKFPEVTVMLIGPTMPDQAERIVAEGIIPEVFRLEQAEAFSLEAEKKGIPAILHIKVDTGMGRIGFQEDALENILKIAQLPGIEIEGIYTHLATADEIDLGFAFTQLKRFDGLYESLKTAGLNIPMRHVANSAAILQLRDQEYELCRPGLMLYGQLPMNHWEGENGFEPLMSLKARIVHLKKIAAGDSVSYGRTFIAQAPTLVATLPLGYADGLRRSLSNNWNVIVKGRYAPVIGRICMDQTMIDVTGIEGVEIGDEVTILGSEGKSSLTAAQMAECAGTISYEILCGISQRVPRVYIDTSQIPK; the protein is encoded by the coding sequence ATGCACGGAATGCGTCCTGCTTGGGCTTGTATAGATCTTGGAGCCTTACGCAGAAATTACCGGCGAATCTGTCGGCAGACCAACAGTGAAGTGATGGCCATTGTCAAAGCGAATGCTTACGGACATGGAGCGCTTGAGATTGTCCGCACACTCAAAGAAGAAGGGGTCAGGCGCTTTGGAGTGGCGATTTTAGAAGAAGCCTTGCAAATCCGGGAAAAATTCCCGGAAGTAACAGTGATGCTCATTGGCCCGACGATGCCTGACCAGGCGGAGAGAATCGTTGCCGAAGGAATCATTCCGGAGGTTTTCCGGTTGGAACAGGCGGAAGCATTTTCATTGGAGGCAGAAAAGAAGGGGATTCCCGCAATTTTGCACATTAAGGTTGATACGGGGATGGGCAGGATTGGCTTTCAGGAAGATGCTTTGGAGAATATTTTGAAAATAGCGCAGCTTCCCGGTATCGAGATCGAAGGAATCTATACTCATCTGGCGACAGCCGATGAAATTGACCTTGGCTTTGCTTTTACGCAGTTAAAAAGATTTGACGGTCTTTATGAAAGCTTAAAAACAGCCGGATTAAATATTCCCATGAGGCATGTCGCCAACAGTGCCGCGATCCTGCAGCTTAGGGATCAAGAATATGAATTATGCCGCCCGGGACTCATGCTTTACGGGCAGCTGCCCATGAATCATTGGGAAGGGGAAAACGGGTTTGAACCGCTGATGTCCTTAAAGGCCAGGATTGTTCATCTGAAAAAAATCGCGGCGGGAGACAGTGTGAGCTATGGCAGGACCTTTATTGCGCAAGCTCCGACCTTGGTGGCGACTCTGCCTTTAGGCTATGCGGACGGACTGAGAAGATCATTGTCCAATAATTGGAATGTCATCGTCAAAGGCCGGTATGCGCCGGTTATCGGGCGAATTTGTATGGATCAGACAATGATTGATGTTACCGGTATCGAAGGGGTCGAAATAGGTGATGAAGTAACCATTTTAGGTTCTGAAGGAAAAAGCAGTCTCACTGCCGCTCAAATGGCTGAATGCGCGGGGACCATCAGTTATGAAATCCTCTGCGGCATTTCACAGAGAGTGCCCCGGGTCTATATCGATACAAGTCAGATTCCGAAATAA
- a CDS encoding bifunctional ADP-dependent NAD(P)H-hydrate dehydratase/NAD(P)H-hydrate epimerase, which produces MRLVTAGQMRNIDANTINKFGIPGIVLMENAALAVVRQVRKILHGERQPKIPGKKAVILIGKGNNGGDGFAVARHLSVSGMEVTVFFFAGGGELGGDARLNYELYLKMGGKIVQVEDEMQIRLFRLALIQADIVIDALYGTGFKGSLPDLTQKYVAEMNKCSAPVLAVDIASGLEADSGKVSSTAVKADYTVTFGLAKLGHFLGEGPVYTGELLIDQISIPENIIYEEKITTYLLTAEIIQPLIPVRNRQGHKGTHGTGVFIGGSVGMSGAVVLGGRGALRSGIGLLQMVVPEGIVETVDRGVIEGTVWPAPDYEMLGQGAWNAVLERLTEADACAVGPGLKPNSGFLPVIKSILADTSVPVILDADALNLVAGQPELLSLRKGQGSLVVTPHPGEMARLCQCTVLEVQESRVELALAKAIEWGAIVVLKGAVTVIASPDGRVFLNPTGNPGLGTGGTGDVLTGCIMAYAAQGVPLLGAACLGTFLHGRAADELSGIYGSAGFTAAEVADMLPKVRKTLEVEE; this is translated from the coding sequence ATGCGTTTAGTCACTGCCGGCCAGATGAGGAATATCGATGCCAATACCATCAATAAATTTGGCATACCCGGGATAGTCCTGATGGAAAATGCCGCCCTGGCTGTAGTCCGTCAGGTCAGAAAAATATTACATGGGGAAAGACAACCCAAAATACCGGGGAAAAAGGCGGTCATCTTAATCGGTAAAGGAAATAATGGCGGAGACGGCTTTGCGGTTGCCCGTCATCTTTCTGTATCCGGGATGGAAGTTACCGTTTTTTTCTTTGCCGGGGGAGGAGAACTGGGCGGGGATGCCCGTTTGAATTATGAGCTTTATTTAAAAATGGGCGGTAAGATCGTTCAGGTCGAAGATGAAATGCAGATTCGCCTTTTCAGACTGGCTCTGATCCAGGCCGATATTGTCATTGACGCTCTCTATGGGACGGGATTTAAAGGAAGCTTGCCTGACCTTACGCAAAAGTATGTCGCGGAAATGAACAAATGCAGTGCTCCGGTATTGGCGGTAGATATTGCAAGCGGTTTGGAAGCGGATAGTGGTAAAGTATCAAGCACAGCGGTCAAGGCTGACTATACCGTAACCTTTGGACTGGCCAAGCTTGGGCATTTTCTCGGGGAAGGGCCGGTCTATACCGGTGAACTGCTGATTGATCAAATTTCTATCCCGGAGAATATCATATATGAAGAAAAAATTACGACCTATTTATTAACAGCTGAGATTATTCAGCCCCTTATTCCGGTCAGGAACCGGCAGGGACATAAGGGAACACATGGTACAGGCGTCTTTATCGGGGGATCGGTAGGGATGAGCGGAGCGGTAGTTCTGGGGGGGCGCGGTGCTTTGCGCAGCGGGATTGGGCTGCTGCAAATGGTTGTCCCGGAGGGAATTGTGGAAACGGTTGACCGGGGTGTGATTGAAGGAACAGTCTGGCCTGCGCCTGATTACGAAATGCTGGGGCAGGGCGCCTGGAATGCTGTATTGGAAAGACTGACCGAAGCTGATGCCTGTGCGGTTGGTCCCGGGTTAAAGCCAAACAGCGGTTTTCTTCCCGTGATCAAGAGTATCCTGGCGGATACTTCAGTTCCGGTCATTCTTGATGCCGACGCCTTAAATCTGGTCGCCGGACAGCCCGAGCTGCTTTCCCTGCGAAAAGGGCAGGGATCTCTGGTCGTGACTCCCCATCCGGGAGAAATGGCCCGGCTTTGTCAATGCACTGTTTTGGAGGTTCAGGAGAGCAGAGTGGAACTGGCTTTGGCTAAGGCCATAGAATGGGGTGCTATCGTTGTCTTAAAAGGAGCGGTAACGGTCATTGCTTCCCCGGATGGCCGGGTATTCCTTAATCCGACCGGCAACCCCGGGCTCGGTACCGGAGGGACAGGTGATGTGCTGACAGGATGCATCATGGCTTATGCCGCTCAGGGAGTCCCTTTGCTCGGGGCAGCCTGTCTGGGGACATTTCTGCATGGCCGGGCAGCCGATGAATTAAGCGGGATTTATGGGTCTGCCGGGTTTACGGCTGCGGAAGTCGCCGATATGCTTCCTAAGGTCAGGAAGACCCTGGAAGTTGAAGAATAA
- the acpS gene encoding holo-ACP synthase, with amino-acid sequence MYPGIDIIEIQRFADSCRRHPRILERLFSARELEALKGRNISSFAVRFAGKEAVLKALGTGIRGISWHDIEIISSENGEPEVILSEKARTIAINRGCTKARVSLTHNQTQAAATAMIF; translated from the coding sequence TTGTATCCGGGTATAGATATCATCGAAATACAAAGGTTTGCCGATTCTTGCCGGAGACATCCTCGTATTCTGGAAAGACTATTTTCGGCAAGGGAGCTGGAGGCTTTAAAAGGACGGAACATCTCCTCATTCGCAGTCAGGTTTGCGGGGAAAGAGGCTGTTTTAAAAGCATTGGGGACGGGAATAAGAGGGATTTCCTGGCATGATATAGAAATAATCAGCAGTGAAAATGGTGAACCAGAGGTAATTTTAAGTGAAAAGGCCCGGACCATAGCGATCAACAGGGGATGCACAAAAGCCCGTGTAAGCCTTACCCACAATCAGACGCAAGCTGCGGCGACAGCGATGATCTTTTAA
- a CDS encoding TrkA C-terminal domain-containing protein, translating into MEPAKYQEIANEIAHSVVLGEYREGEKIHGRSTLAGRFNVSPETIRRAIAILQNEDVVDVRQGVGIIVRSKLQAEKFLRSYNQKNEIQTFLGELRKLIDNRRAIDREIDILLNKVQTYADRFISRWNDVEEIEIEKNSEAIGKSLRELKVRELTGATVVGIVRNGIENFSPGPGFVLTEGDILLVVSSVQEQIKVRDLI; encoded by the coding sequence TTGGAACCAGCGAAGTATCAGGAGATAGCAAACGAAATTGCCCATTCGGTTGTTCTCGGGGAATACCGGGAAGGGGAAAAAATTCATGGACGTTCAACATTGGCCGGACGGTTCAATGTTTCCCCGGAAACCATACGCAGAGCTATTGCGATATTGCAGAACGAAGATGTTGTTGATGTCAGACAGGGAGTCGGAATCATTGTCAGGTCAAAGCTTCAGGCAGAGAAATTTTTAAGATCCTATAATCAAAAAAACGAAATTCAGACTTTTTTAGGAGAACTGAGAAAACTGATCGATAACAGAAGAGCGATTGACCGGGAAATCGATATCTTGCTCAATAAGGTTCAAACCTATGCGGACAGGTTTATTTCCAGATGGAATGATGTCGAAGAAATTGAGATAGAAAAGAACTCTGAGGCGATCGGTAAATCATTGCGGGAACTTAAGGTCAGGGAGCTGACCGGGGCAACCGTCGTGGGGATTGTCCGCAATGGAATCGAAAATTTTTCGCCCGGTCCGGGGTTTGTTCTGACAGAAGGAGATATTCTTCTGGTTGTCAGTTCAGTTCAGGAACAGATAAAAGTAAGGGATTTAATATAG